The following coding sequences are from one Canis lupus baileyi chromosome 19, mCanLup2.hap1, whole genome shotgun sequence window:
- the PROK2 gene encoding prokineticin-2 — protein sequence MRGPRCAPLLLLLLLPPLLLTPPAGDAAVITGACDKDPQCGGGMCCAVSIWVKSIRICTPMGKVGDSCHPLTRKVPFFGRRMHHTCPCMPGLACLRTSFNRFICLARK from the exons ATGAGGGGCCCGCGCTGCGCCccgctgctcctgctgctgctgctgccgccgctgctgctCACGCCCCCCGCCGGGGACGCCGCCGTCATCACAGGG GCCTGCGACAAGGACCCCCAGTGTGGTGGAGGCATGTGCTGTGCTGTTAGTATCTGGGTTAAGAGCATAAGGATTTGCACACCTATGGGCAAAGTGGGAGACAGCTGCCATCCGCTGACTCGTAAA GTTCCATTTTTTGGGCGGAGAATGCATCACACATGTCCATGTATGCCGGGCTTAGCCTGTTTACGGACTTCATTTAATC